From one Humulus lupulus chromosome 8, drHumLupu1.1, whole genome shotgun sequence genomic stretch:
- the LOC133796546 gene encoding ankyrin repeat-containing protein At5g02620-like, which yields MERQSSSRGQSPMEPQPQSPQPQPQPQLEKRPSFGRGIEKQKSFRGGFMEKQKSFRIVMEKQLSFIAKKTKDSPGKRGDSHLHLASRAGNLLRLKDILDSSSSNESLNLLSKQNHEGETPLYVAAENGHSILVGEMLKYIDLQTASLAARNGYDPFHIAARQGHLDVLKEMLQVFPNLAMTTDLSNSTALHTAATQGHIDVVNLLLETDSNLAKIARNNGKTVLHSAARMGRMEVVKSLLNKDPSTGLRTDQKGQTALHMAVKGQNEEIVLELLKPDPSVLSLEDNKGNTALHIATRKGRIENVRCLLSIEGANINAINKAGETPLDIAEKFGTPELVSLLKEAGATNSSEQGKSQNPAKQLKQTVSDIKHDVRSQLQQTRQTGVRVQKIAKRLKKLHIEGLNNAINSATIVAVLIATVAFAAIFTVPGQFVEEKGAEIGEAHIANNGAFIVFFIFDSLALFISLAVVVVQTSVVVIEEKAKRQLVFVINKLMWLACLFISIAFISLTYVVVGSHAHWLAVYATVIGSTIMLTTIGSMCYCVILHRMEESKLRSIRRNESQSRSYSVSNMPSDSEILNSEYKRMYAL from the exons ATGGAGAGACAAAGCAGTTCTCGTGGACAATCACCCATGGAaccccaaccacaaagtccacagccacaaccacaaccacaacTGGAGAAGCGCCCAAGTTTTGGTAGAGGGATTGAGAAACAGAAGAGCTTCCGCGGAGGATTCATGGAAAAACAGAAGAGTTTCCGCATAGTCATGGAGAAGCAGCTCAGTTTCATTGCCAAGAAGACCAAAGATTCTCCTGGTAAAAGAGGCGACTCCCACCTTCACCTGGCCTCTCGAGCTGGGAATTTGCTCAGGCTCAAAGACATCCTTGACTCTTCTTCTTCCAACGAGTCACTCAATTTGCTGTCCAAGCAAAACCACGAAGGGGAAACCCCGCTTTATGTTGCAGCTGAAAATGGCCATTCTATACTCGTTGGGGAGATGCTCAAGTACATAGACCTTCAAACTGCTTCCCTCGCTGCCAGGAATGGCTACGATCCCTTCCACATTGCTGCAAGGCAAGGCCATCTTGATGTCTTGAAGGAAATGTTGCAAGTCTTCCCAAACTTGGCTATGACCACTGATTTGTCCAATTCCACGGCCTTGCACACAGCTGCCACCCAGGGCCACATTGATGTGGTCAATCTCCTCCTCGAAACAGATTCAAACCTCGCAAAGATAGCCCGGAACAATGGCAAGACCGTGCTTCATTCAGCAGCAAGGATGGGGCGCATGGAAGTGGTCAAGTCTCTTCTCAACAAGGATCCAAGCACTGGCCTTAGGACTGATCAAAAGGGACAAACTGCACTGCACATGGCTGTCAAAGGCCAAAACGAGGAGATTGTTCTTGAATTGTTGAAACCGGATCCCTCAGTCTTGAGTTTGGAAGATAATAAAGGAAATACAGCATTGCATATAGCCACAAGGAAGGGTCGTATTGAG AATGTGAGATGTCTGCTGTCGATTGAAGGCGCTAACATCAATGCAATCAACAAGGCTGGAGAAACACCTCTTGACATTGCTGAAAAATTTGGAACTCCTGAACTTGTCTCCCTTCTAAAGGAAGCAGGGGCAACGAATTCTAGTGAGCAAGGAAAGTCCCAGAATCCTGCTAAGCAACTTAAGCAGACTGTGAGTGACATAAAACACGATGTCCGCTCACAACTCCAGCAGACCCGTCAAACTGGAGTGAGGGTCCAGAAAATTGCAAAGAGGCTAAAGAAGCTCCATATTGAAGGGCTGAATAATGCTATAAACTCGGCAACTATTGTGGCAGTTCTCATTGCCACAGTTGCTTTTGCTGCCATCTTCACCGTGCCTGGCCAGTTTGTAGAGGAGAAGGGAGCTGAGATCGGAGAAGCCCATATAGCAAATAACGGAGCTTTCATTGTCTTCTTTATATTTGACAGCCTGGCTCTATTTATTTCCCTGGCAGTTGTTGTAGTCCAGACATCTGTGGTTGTGATTGAAGAGAAGGCAAAGAGGCAACTTGTATTTGTGATTAACAAGCTCATGTGGCTGGCTTGCCTCTTCATTTCAATTGCTTTTATTTCTCTCACATATGTTGTGGTGGGATCACATGCCCATTGGCTTGCTGTGTATGCTACTGTTATTGGTAGCACAATCATGCTCACTACCATTGGCTCAATGTGCTATTGTGTCATCTTGCATAGGATGGAAGAGTCAAAATTGCGCAGTATTAGGAGGAACGAGAGTCAGTCCCGCTCGTACTCTGTATCTAATATGCCATCGGATTCAGAGATTTTGAACAGTGAATACAAGAGGATGTACGCACTTTAA
- the LOC133796547 gene encoding uncharacterized protein LOC133796547 has protein sequence MRIVAVAKSFCVRSTLREITGPLQHRSFQHDFVPRDPNAKPKKYKYPAFYDPYGPRPPPSEKILQLAERIVGLAPEERSQIGPALTLKLMLPKLEKISTEGMDLGSQGGPAAGAKAEEKKVEKTAFDVKLEKFDTAAKIKVIKEVRTFTSLGLKEAKDLVEKVPVLIKQGVTKEEAADIIEKIKAAGGVATME, from the coding sequence ATGAGGATTGTTGCGGTTGCCAAATCATTTTGTGTTCGATCCACTCTGCGGGAAATAACTGGGCCTTTGCAGCATCGTTCTTTCCAACATGATTTTGTTCCTAGGGATCCCAATGCCAAGCCTAAAAAGTATAAATACCCTGCATTTTATGATCCATATGGTCCTAGGCCACCACCCTCGGAAAAAATCCTTCAGCTTGCTGAACGAATTGTAGGATTAGCTCCCGAAGAACGGTCTCAGATTGGTCCTGCTCTCACTCTCAAGCTAATGCTACCAAAGCTGGAGAAGATATCAACAGAAGGGATGGACTTGGGTTCACAAGGAGGGCCAGCTGCTGGGGCAAAGGCTGAAGAGAAGAAAGTGGAAAAAACAGCATTCGATGTGAAGTTGGAGAAGTTCGACACAGCTGCAAAGATCAAGGTGATTAAGGAAGTCAGGACTTTTACTAGTCTGGGTTTGAAGGAAGCTAAAGATTTGGTTGAGAAGGTACCTGTTTTGATTAAACAAGGAGTTACCAAAGAAGAGGCAGCTGACATTATAGAGAAGATAAAGGCTGCTGGAGGAGTTGCAACTATGGAGTAG
- the LOC133796548 gene encoding aminopeptidase M1-like isoform X5, which translates to MAVTQFEAVDARRCFPCWDEPALKATFKIKVDAPQELTVLSNMPIMDEKLNGKIKTVIFESPLMSTYPVGVVIGLFDYTEDTSGVRVRVYCPVGKSDKGQFALDNAVKALDLYTKKLGWKSVAGESHFDTLLRGEVLKALVIFGHEETHREALILRL; encoded by the exons ATGGCGGTTACTCAGTTTGAAGCTGTAGATGCAAGGCGATGTTTTCCATGTTGGGATGAACCTGCTCTAaag GCCACCTTTAAAATAAAAGTGGATGCACCACAAGAGCTCACAGTATTGTCCAATATGCCAATAATGGATGAAAAGCTTAATGGAAAGATTAAGACTGTAATATTTGAGTCTCCTCTCATGTCAACCTATCCAGTTGGTGTTGTTATTGGTCTATTTGATTACACTGAAGACACAT CAGGGGTTAGAGTTCGTGTATATTGTCCTGTTGGGAAGAGTGATAAAGGGCAGTTTGCTTTAGATAATGCTGTCAAGGCACTTGACCTATACACCAA AAAACTAGGTTGGAAATCAGTAGCTGGAGAGAGCCACTTCGATACACTATTGAGGGGGGAAGTGTTAAAGGCATTGGTGATATTTGGGCATGAAGAGACTCATAGAGAG GCTCTTATATTGCGGTTATGA
- the LOC133796548 gene encoding aminopeptidase M1-like isoform X2 translates to MAVTQFEAVDARRCFPCWDEPALKATFKIKVDAPQELTVLSNMPIMDEKLNGKIKTVIFESPLMSTYPVGVVIGLFDYTEDTSARGVRVRVYCPVGKSDKGQFALDNAVKALDLYTKKLGWKSVAGESHFDTLLRGEVLKALVIFGHEETHREVSLLFQ, encoded by the exons ATGGCGGTTACTCAGTTTGAAGCTGTAGATGCAAGGCGATGTTTTCCATGTTGGGATGAACCTGCTCTAaag GCCACCTTTAAAATAAAAGTGGATGCACCACAAGAGCTCACAGTATTGTCCAATATGCCAATAATGGATGAAAAGCTTAATGGAAAGATTAAGACTGTAATATTTGAGTCTCCTCTCATGTCAACCTATCCAGTTGGTGTTGTTATTGGTCTATTTGATTACACTGAAGACACATCAGCTCGTG GGGTTAGAGTTCGTGTATATTGTCCTGTTGGGAAGAGTGATAAAGGGCAGTTTGCTTTAGATAATGCTGTCAAGGCACTTGACCTATACACCAA AAAACTAGGTTGGAAATCAGTAGCTGGAGAGAGCCACTTCGATACACTATTGAGGGGGGAAGTGTTAAAGGCATTGGTGATATTTGGGCATGAAGAGACTCATAGAGAGGTTTCACTCCTTTTTCAATGA
- the LOC133796548 gene encoding aminopeptidase M1-like isoform X1 → MAVTQFEAVDARRCFPCWDEPALKATFKIKVDAPQELTVLSNMPIMDEKLNGKIKTVIFESPLMSTYPVGVVIGLFDYTEDTSARGVRVRVYCPVGKSDKGQFALDNAVKALDLYTKKLGWKSVAGESHFDTLLRGEVLKALVIFGHEETHREALILRL, encoded by the exons ATGGCGGTTACTCAGTTTGAAGCTGTAGATGCAAGGCGATGTTTTCCATGTTGGGATGAACCTGCTCTAaag GCCACCTTTAAAATAAAAGTGGATGCACCACAAGAGCTCACAGTATTGTCCAATATGCCAATAATGGATGAAAAGCTTAATGGAAAGATTAAGACTGTAATATTTGAGTCTCCTCTCATGTCAACCTATCCAGTTGGTGTTGTTATTGGTCTATTTGATTACACTGAAGACACATCAGCTCGTG GGGTTAGAGTTCGTGTATATTGTCCTGTTGGGAAGAGTGATAAAGGGCAGTTTGCTTTAGATAATGCTGTCAAGGCACTTGACCTATACACCAA AAAACTAGGTTGGAAATCAGTAGCTGGAGAGAGCCACTTCGATACACTATTGAGGGGGGAAGTGTTAAAGGCATTGGTGATATTTGGGCATGAAGAGACTCATAGAGAG GCTCTTATATTGCGGTTATGA
- the LOC133796548 gene encoding aminopeptidase M1-like isoform X4 — translation MAVTQFEAVDARRCFPCWDEPALKATFKIKVDAPQELTVLSNMPIMDEKLNGKIKTVIFESPLMSTYPVGVVIGLFDYTEDTSARVRVRVYCPVGKSDKGQFALDNAVKALDLYTKKLGWKSVAGESHFDTLLRGEVLKALVIFGHEETHREALILRL, via the exons ATGGCGGTTACTCAGTTTGAAGCTGTAGATGCAAGGCGATGTTTTCCATGTTGGGATGAACCTGCTCTAaag GCCACCTTTAAAATAAAAGTGGATGCACCACAAGAGCTCACAGTATTGTCCAATATGCCAATAATGGATGAAAAGCTTAATGGAAAGATTAAGACTGTAATATTTGAGTCTCCTCTCATGTCAACCTATCCAGTTGGTGTTGTTATTGGTCTATTTGATTACACTGAAGACACATCAGCTC GGGTTAGAGTTCGTGTATATTGTCCTGTTGGGAAGAGTGATAAAGGGCAGTTTGCTTTAGATAATGCTGTCAAGGCACTTGACCTATACACCAA AAAACTAGGTTGGAAATCAGTAGCTGGAGAGAGCCACTTCGATACACTATTGAGGGGGGAAGTGTTAAAGGCATTGGTGATATTTGGGCATGAAGAGACTCATAGAGAG GCTCTTATATTGCGGTTATGA
- the LOC133796548 gene encoding aminopeptidase M1-like isoform X3: MAVTQFEAVDARRCFPCWDEPALKATFKIKVDAPQELTVLSNMPIMDEKLNGKIKTVIFESPLMSTYPVGVVIGLFDYTEDTSARGVRVRVYCPVGKSDKGQFALDNAVKALDLYTKKLGWKSVAGESHFDTLLRGEVLKALVIFGHEETHREVKAKES, encoded by the exons ATGGCGGTTACTCAGTTTGAAGCTGTAGATGCAAGGCGATGTTTTCCATGTTGGGATGAACCTGCTCTAaag GCCACCTTTAAAATAAAAGTGGATGCACCACAAGAGCTCACAGTATTGTCCAATATGCCAATAATGGATGAAAAGCTTAATGGAAAGATTAAGACTGTAATATTTGAGTCTCCTCTCATGTCAACCTATCCAGTTGGTGTTGTTATTGGTCTATTTGATTACACTGAAGACACATCAGCTCGTG GGGTTAGAGTTCGTGTATATTGTCCTGTTGGGAAGAGTGATAAAGGGCAGTTTGCTTTAGATAATGCTGTCAAGGCACTTGACCTATACACCAA AAAACTAGGTTGGAAATCAGTAGCTGGAGAGAGCCACTTCGATACACTATTGAGGGGGGAAGTGTTAAAGGCATTGGTGATATTTGGGCATGAAGAGACTCATAGAGAG gtaaaggcaaaggaaagttag
- the LOC133795202 gene encoding uncharacterized protein LOC133795202 has protein sequence MMREMMQKFSDGRSAYATEHLDLVSRTTEKSPFSEWILNEPKPRDFVIPSLPAFNENGDPLNHLFQFQQKMALEANNEAIQCKVFSTTFSGPALLWFQQLKPGSLNSFSDLRRSFLQQYSVDREAPKTMADLYRIEQGENEHPKAYLQRFIDLVHQIHNVDPLTAANLFVKSLQVGSLLHENLTMTPPYDMADVQTRAEGVFRVLEFRERTQKKTALISTPPTNNPPPPARDDKRKRNQTFHAKEGKRPRQDQQPSRYPSFEYTVPQEVIYEENKDRSIWREPYKITTPSDRRDKSRYCLFHKDHGHTIAECHNLNNQIQALMRSGRITQYIKETGRPGASRQNTASAPTPQASDPVHTASDSTLEPLKQVPMIHGIVEPTDNQEHANKIHKRMEERVKRYKSLGHVVNLVTSEERSYPASAIAFTDEDLKGVHLPHDDPLVISLQVDHCQLGRVLIDGGSGVDILFWEAFQKMGLEENQIRPSTMPILGFNSQRVYPKGVIRLTVVAAERALPVDFLIIDSTTSYNAIMGRSWIHRMKGVVSTLHQVMQCQSLNGRYTVDIKGCQKQAKKCFLTLKEINSSASASHDNSPDK, from the coding sequence ATGATGAGGGaaatgatgcagaagttctcAGATGGGCGATCTGCATACGCCACCGAACATTTGGATCTTGTATCAAGAACCACTGAAAAATCGCCTTTCTCGGAATGGATTCTGAATGAGCCAAAGCCTCGGGACTTCGTCATCCCCTCCCTGCCTGCGTTCAATGAAAATGGAGACCCACTAAACCACCTATTTCAATTTCAACAAAAAATGGCGTTAGAAGCTAATAACGAAGCCATACAATGCAAAGTATTTTCCACGACTTTCTCCGGGCCGGCTCTGTTATGGTTCCAACAATTAAAGCCCGGGTCACTCAACAGTTTTAGTGATCTCCGACGGTCCTTCTTACAGCAGTACAGCGTGGACCGAGAGGCGCCCAAAACAATGGCCGATCTCTATCGAATTGAACAGGGGGAGAATGAACATCCAAAAGCATACTTACAGCGTTTCATTGACCTCGTACATCAAATCCACAACGTCGACCCACTCACCGCAGCAAATCTTTTCGTCAAAAGCTTGCAGGTGGGGTCACTCTTGCATGAGAATCTCACTATGACACCACCATACGACATGGCAGACGTGCAGACCCGAGCCGAGGGCGTCTTCAGGGTATTAGAATTTCGAGAGCGCACACAGAAGAAGACTGCACTCATCTCTACTCCCCCAACAAATAATCCTCCACCACCTGCCAGGGATGACAAGAGGAAGCGGAACCAAACATTTCATGCGAAGGAAGGAAAAAGGCCAAGACAGGATCAACAGCCATCGCGCTACCCATCCTTCGAATACACCGTCCCGCAAGAAgtcatttatgaagaaaataaagacaGGTCTATCTGGCGAGAGCCCTACAAAATTACCACTCCATCTGACAGAAGGGATAAAAGCAGATACTGTCTCTTCCACAAAGATCACGGTCATACGATCGCTGAATGCCACAATTTGAACAATCAGATCCAAgccctcatgaggagtgggcGGATTACCCAATACATCAAGGAGACAGGAAGACCAGGCGCCTCGCGGCAGAACACAGCTTCTGCCCCCACTCCGCAGGCGTCAGATCCCGTACACACAGCCTCTGACAGCACCCTAGAGCCTCTTAAGCAAGTCCCTATGATCCACGGGATCGTAGAGCCCACTGATAATCAAGAACACGCAAATAAAATCCATAAAAGGATGGAAGAACGAGTGAAGCGATACAAATCATTAGGCCACGTGGTCAATCTCGTCACTTCAGAAGAAAGAAGCTACCCAGCCTCTGCTATCGCCTTCACTGACGAAGACCTGAAGGGCGTCCACCTGCCTCAtgatgatccactcgtcatttcCTTACAAGTTGACCACTGCCAGCTGGGCAGAGTTCTGATCGATGGGGGCAGTGGGGTCGACATCCTCTTTtgggaagccttccagaagatGGGACTGGAGGAGAATCAGATCCGACCCTCCACCATGCCCATTTTGGGATTCAATAGCCAGAGAGTCTATCCAAAGGGCGTCATTCGGTTAACTGTGGTAGCTGCAGAACGCGCCCTGCCAGTAGACTTCCTCATTATAGACTCCACCACAagctacaacgccatcatgggGAGAAGTTGGATCCACCGGATGAAGGGGGTAGTCTCAACTCTACATCAGGTGATGCAGTGTCAATCACTCAACGGGCGATACACCGTCGACATCAAAGGTTGCCAGAAGCAGGCCAAAAAGTGCTTCCTTaccttaaaagaaataaatagttCTGCCTCTGCCTCCCATGACAACTCTCCTGACAAATAG